The Desulfobulbus propionicus DSM 2032 DNA segment GCCCGCAGGAGGAGATCGCGGCCCGCCAGCGGGTGGTTGAGGTCGAAGGCCAGGTCCGCGCCGTCAGTGCCGAGAAAACGGCAGGGGCTGGTCGACACCTGGTAGACGCCGCCCACCCCCCGAAGCAGGCCCTGGGGGTAGAAGCGTCCCGGCAGCGGCCGCAGGGGAGCGCCTTGGCTGTTCCGCCCCTGAAACTGGCCGGGCCGGATCAGGAGGCGTTTGCGCGGATCATGGGGAAAGGGCGAGCGGTCGGCGGCAATGGCCACCTCGGCCCGATCGCCAACGGTCTTGCCCATCAGCTCCCTGGTCAATGACGGGTCAAGGACATCCCGCCAGAAGTTGACGGGATCGGCCCACAGGTACTCCTCGTGCCGGGTGCGGTCACTGGTCCACTCCAGGGTGAATGCCACCGTGGCCCGACTGGATTCATTGATGCGTTCCATGGTTGTACCTCCTGTTACAGGGTGCGGGATGCCGGGAACAGGGATGGCTGTCCCGGTGTCCAGGTGTGGATATAGCGGTTGACATCGAATTTGCGGCGGCAGCCGGCCTCGCTCATGGAGCGGATGGTGCCGAAGATCGGCCGCTCGGTCCAGCCCCGGTCATGGACTCCGCCGATCGACCAGGCAATGCCGCTGTAGCCGTTGGTTTCCCGGCCATCAAGGGCATAGCGGTCGTTGAGCCAGATGGCGATGCGCAGGGCCTCCGCCGGGTCTTCGCTCCATTCGAGGATCTTTTTTGCCCAGTACATGCGCATGTATCCGGCCATCTTGCCGCTGGCCACCAGCTGGTGCTGGGCCGCGTTCCACAGGGGATCGTGGGTCTGGGCGCGGTCGAACTGCGCATCGTCATACACGTACGGCCGCGGGTCATGGCGGTGCCGGGCAAGCGTCCGCTGCGCCCATTCGGGAAAGCCGCTGATCTGGTCATAATCCGGCGTGTGCAGACAGAAGTTGTCCGCGAGCTCGCGCCGCACCACCAGTTCTTCGATAAAGCTGTCCACGACCTCGCCGTGGAGGCCGCGCCGCCCTATTTCCAGGACGATCGCGTGGGACGAGATCATGCCGAAATGGAGAAAAGGAGAAAGATTGGAGCAGACCGATTGGTTCGGGTCGTTGCGCTGTCCGTAGCCCGCCAGCCGTTCGCGGAGGAAGGTGTCCAGGGTGTCCCAGGCGGCGGCTTCACCGGATCGTGGCCAGGACACCGGCTGGACACTGCGGTCCACCCGCAGGCGTGCGCGCAGGGCCGGGAAATCGAGGCTGCCCGGCAGGGTTGGCCAGGCATGCGGATGCGGTTGCAACGGCGGCACGACGGTGAGAAAATCCTGGAGATGGCGATGAATGCGCGGCCGAAAGGTCTTGGCCATGAATTCCCGGCGGTCCGAGGCAATCCAGGCGGGCACGATGTTGCGGGAATCGACCTCGTGCACCGGGCAGCGGACGTGGCCGGTCACGGTGCGCAGCCACTGCCGCTTGACCCGCAGCGGATCGAAATCGGTGGCAACCAGGGCTGGGGTCAACTCGGTGCACAGGCGGACCATTTCTTCTGCCGGGTCACCACTGCGCAGGATCAGGGGGATGTTGGCCTCGGCCAGGCTGCGGGCAGTCTCTTCCAAGCCATTGAGGAAAAAATCGTACTGCCGCAGGGTGGCATCGAGAAAGGTCGGCGCCAGACAGAACGCCACCGCCAACGGCACCCCCAGGTACCGGGCCTGTTGGGCGGCGTGGAGCAGGGCCCAGTTGTCCCGGCTCCGGAATGCACGGTGCATCCAGTAAAGCACGGGGCCTGAAGTGTGGACGGCCCCGCCGTGCATCCGCAACCGCCTGAAATCAATACCAGAGTTCATGTCGTTTGCCACCTCGCCTGCGCCATCGTCCCCGGCATCCTGTTCCGGGGAAGAAAAATCCGTGTGAATGGCATCCAGGCTCACCAGGCCAGCGATGCGCCGCCGATCATGCCTGTCCCCGCCATGGGGGAACGTGCCATTTTGCCATTTCCAACGCTCAAAATTAACCAGGAAACATTTCTGAACAATGGGAGAAGAATGAGAGATAAATGAGCGTCTCCGCTCTTCCTTGGGCAGGCGACTGCGAGGAGGTCCTCGGTCGCACTCCGATCATGGCGGCGGAAGAGCTCGCGGACGATCCGCGTTTCTCCTGAGCCCTCTTGACGAACCGGAATCCCGGTATAATTATCTTGCTCAACGTTGTTGACCGCCCGTTGTTCCGTGTCCGACCGGCATCCGTCCCGGATGGTCCCTTTTCCATAAGCCAATGGAGCCTCGCATTATGCACACCTTATCGAAACCGCGCACCAAAACGATTCTTGCCTCCTGTCTGCTGTGCCTGACGCTGCTGGCTGGAGGTTTTCATGCTTCCCACGCCCAGAGCGAGGAAGACCTGGCCTTGCTGGACCGCAGCGCCAAGGCTTTCTCTTCGGTGGTGAAAAAGGCCGGCCCGGCGGTGGTTCATGTCGGGGTGGAAAAGGAAACCACCGCCAGGGGCATGGGGCAGTTCCCTTCCGATTTGTTTAACGATCCCTTTTTTGAGCGCTTTTTCGGGCCGCAGTTCCGCCACCCGCGCACCAACCCCAAGCAGGACAAGCGGACCTTCAAGCAGGAGGCTGCCGGCTCTGGCTTCATCATCGCCAGCGACGGCTACATCCTGACCAACAACCACGTGGTCGAGGAGGCCAGTAAGATCACTGTCCGCCTGGCCGACCAGCGCGAGTTCCCCGCCAAGGTGGTGGGCACCGATCCTCAGTCGGACGTGGCCATCATCAAGATCGACGGCAAGAACCTGCCGGTCCTGCCCCTGGGCAATTCGGACACCCTGGAGGTCGGCGAATGGGTCATAGCCATCGGTAGTCCCTTTGAGCTCAACCAGACGGTCACCGTTGGCGTGGTCAGCGCCAAGGGCCGCAACCGCATGGGCATCACCGATTACGAGAATTTCATCCAGACCGACGCGGCCATCAACCCCGGCAATTCGGGTGGGCCGCTGCTCAACATCCACGGCGAGGCCGTGGGCATGAACACCGCAATTTTTTCCCGAAGCGGCGGCTATATGGGCATTGGCTTCGCTATCCCGATCAACATGGCCAAGAGCATTGAACAGCAGCTGCGCAAGAGCGGCAAGGTCACCCGCGGCTGGTTGGGCATCCTCATTCAGGATGTCAACGAGGAGATGGCCAAATCCTTTGGCGGCAAACAGGGCGGCGGCGCCCTGATTTCCGACGTCACCGACGGCTCGCCCGCGCACAAGAACGGCCTGCAGCAGGGGGACATCATCACCGCCATCAACGGCGAACCGGTGACCGATGTGGCCGACCTGCGCAACAAGATCGCCATGACCCCGCCCAACACCGAGCTGCGGCTGCGCATCCTGCGCGATGGCCAGGAGAAGGAGCTGACGGTGACCGTGGGCGAGCAGCCCGCCGACATGGCCTCGGTGGCCAAGAAGATGGGCGGTTCGACCTTGAGCGAACTCGGCCTCTCCCTCCAGGATCTGACCAAGGAGGTGGCCGAGCAGTTCGGTTACAGCAGCAATCAGGGCGTGCTCATCGCCGATGTCGAACAGGGCAGTGCCGCCGCCGAACTCGGCCTGCAGGCCGGCATGCTGATCGAGGAGGTCAACCGCACCAGGGTCCGCACCCTCAAGGAACTGCAGCAGGCCCTGAAAAAATCGAGCAATGCCAACCAGGTGCTGTTGCGCATTCGTTCCGGCGAACACAGTCAGTACGTGGTGCTGCAGACCAAATAGGCCTGATCTGCTCTTGCCGCACACAGCCGCTGCCGGAACCTCCGGGGCGGCTGTTTTTTTTGGGGGGCCGCGAAGGTGATTCGTCAGCCGTTCCCTGTTGCTGCCGACCGCAGCAGCTGTTCGATTTTTTCCTGCAATCCTTGGACGGTGAAGGGCTTTTTGATAAAGGGAAGCTCGCTGTCCCGGTCGTCGAGGACAAGAATGTCTGCGGCATAACCGGACATGAACAACACCTTGATGTCCGGCCGCCGGGCCAGGATTTGGCGGCTCAATTCCCGGCCGTTCATCTCCGGCATGACCACATCGGTGAGCAGCAGATCAATCGTCCGCTCCGCGTCGGCGCAGATGGTCAGAGCCTCCTGCGGAGTCATCGCCACCAGCACGGTGTAGCCGCTCATCTCAAGAATGTCCCTGGCCATTTGCCGCACGGTTTCCTCGTCCTCGACCAGCAGGATGGTGCCGCATTTGTCCCGTGCCAGTAGGTGCTGCCGTTCCTCGGTCAGGCCCTCGGAGTGGACCGTGCTGCGGGGCAGGAACACCTTGAAGACGGTGCCGACGCCCACCTCGCTCTCGACCAGCACCAGCCCCCTGTTCTGGCTGACGATGCCGTAGATCGTCGCCAGCCCAAGCCCCGTGCCCTTGCCGCTTTCCTTGGTGGTGTAGAAGGGTTCAAAGATGTGCGCAAGGGTCTCCGGTCCCATGCCGCTGCCGGTGTCGCTGACCGTCAACCGCACATAGTCGCCCGCCGTGATTTCCGGATAGTGCCGGACAAAGGCGGCATCCAGGTGGACATTGGCGGTCGTCACGGTCAGCAGGCCGCCCTGCTCCATGGCGTCGCGGGCATTGACCACCAGGTTCATGATCACCTGGTCCACTTGGGTGGGATCCATGTGGATCGGCCACAATCCATCGGCCAGTCTGACCTCGAAGCGGATGTCCTCGCGGATCAGCCGGCCAAGCCCCTTGTGCACCCCCTTGACCACGGCGTTGAGGTCCAGCACCTGGGGGGAAATGGCCTCCTGCCGTGAAAAGGCCAGCAGTTGGCGGGTGATGTCTCGCGACTGGGTGGCGGCCCTGATGATTTGATTGAGATAGCCGCGCATTTTGTCCGGGCTCGGTTGGCTGCTTTTCGCCAGGTCGGCATAGCCGAGAATGACCGACAGCTGGTTGTTGAAGTCGTGGGCCACGCCGCCGGCCAGACGACCGACCGCTTCCATCTTCTGCGCCTGACGCAGCTGGGCCTCAAGCCTGCGCTTTTCCCGCTCCTCTTCCTTTCGTCCGGTGGTGTCGACCATGATTCCCCGCCGCCACCGTGGCACGCCGTTTTCCGCAACCACGGTAACCATGTCTTGCATCCATACTGTCTCGCCGTTTTCCGCCAGGAAACGGTATTCCAGGACATGGTCCTCGCCGGCCCTGGTCTTGGCTTGGGCATGGGCAGAGACGTGCTCGCGGTCCTCCGGGTGGAGGTGCGCGCGCCAGAACCCCTTCGCCGCCCAGGCTTCCACCGGATAGCCCAGCAGCCGTTCCGCCTGCCGGCTGACATAGGTGAAGGCAAAGGTGTGCGCATCCGCTTCCCAGACAATGCCGTCCACGGAATCAACCAAATTGACGAAACGGGCGCGTTCCGTGCGCAGTTCCTCCTCGATCCGTTTCTTTTCGGTGATATCCCATGCCACCCCCAGCACCCCGAGCAGGCGGCCGGAGTCATCGTAGATCGGGGTCTTGATGGTTTCCAGCAGCTCCCGGTGGCCGTCGGCGGCATAGGTGATCCATTCCTCGTTGATCGTCGGCTGCCCGTTGTCGATGGCCTTGCGGTCGTTGGCCCGGAAAAAATCGGCCTGCTCGCGGGCGACGAAATCGTAATCCGTCTTGCCGACGATATGTGCTTCGCTGGTACCGAAAAACTGTTCAAAGCGGTTGTTGCAGCTCAGGTAGACGCCATCCGGGTCTTTCATCCAGATCATCGCCGGCACGGTCTGGAGAAGGTTGCGCAGCCGGGCGCGTTCCGTTTCCAAAACCTGCTGAGCCTGCTTGAGCGCGGTGATATCATGGGCCATGAAGTAAATGCAGTCTTCCCCCCAGACGGTGATCGGCCGCATGAACATCAGGGCATCACGCCTGTCGCCGGATTTGGTGGTGAGCACGAATTCATAATTTTCCAGCCATCCCCGCTCATGGATAATGGCCATGGCTCCGGCCCGCGCCTCCTGGGTCCACAACCCCAGCCCCACCGAGGTCCGCCCCAGGGTCTCTTCCCGTTCATATCCGGTCATGGCGATGAAACCATCATTCACCTCGAGGAAGCAGCCATCGCTCATGCGGGTGATGCCGGCCATTTCCGGCATCAGACGAAAGATGGCCGCGTATTTTTGTTCCGAGAGGCGCAATTCCTCCTCGGCCCGTTTGCGGTCGGCCACTTCCCGCCGCAGCTCTTGATTGCGTATCTGCTCCCGGGCGGGACGGGCCGCCAGCGACCAGATGAAGGCCGCCACCAACAGGCTGTTGAGCAGGCCGATCCAGAACAACGGCGAATCGATCGGCGTTTTCCGCGGCCAGCCGCCTTTGCGCACCGCGCAGATCTGCCACTGCGTTCCGGGAACATTCACCGGCATGCAGACCGGATTGTCGGCAAACAGCCGCTCCTCCCCGCGCAGGATCAGGCCGGGCCCGCCCTGGTGGTCGACTTTGCGCAGACCGATGGCAAATCCCTTCGTTGCCTCCACGCCACCGACATCGAGCAGGGCATCGACCCGGGTCACCACCGACACGATCCCCCAGTAACGAGGTTCGGTCCCTGGCGGCCTGTTGGCGGCGGTGAACACGGGGACTCGGGCGATCAGTCCCTCGCCGCCCTGCACCAGCCGGTGGGGGCCGGCGAGGATGGGGCGTCTGCTGGCCATCGCCTGACGCACGGCCGCGTACTGCTCCGGGTTGGATGCGTAGCGAAACCCGATGGCCTCCTTGTTGCCTTCGAGGGGAAAGATCATGGCCATCTTGTTGTCGGGGGCGATGCCAATGTTGTGAATCTGGGGATGCCCCTTGATGGCCTGCCGGGCCAGGGCCTCGAACAGATCGTGGCTGATGGTTCCCTGGTGGGCGATGACATCGGCAAGGGCCGAGGTGGCGCTGAAGACCGTGGCCACGGTGCCTTCCAGGCGGGCGCGGATGGTGGCCAGGTCGTTGAGCGCCTGGCCGCGCGCCTCGCTGATCCGCTGTTGCGTGTCCAGCAGACCGATCCGCCAGCTGAGCAGGGCGCCCAGCAGCAGCGCCAGGCCGGCCAGGACCCAGGGAATCTGGATGCATCGGGAGATGACGTTCGCTGTCCTTGGTTGCTCCACATCCGCCTCCCCAAAAATGTCCGGCCCGGAAGGCCCGATGCCGGAGAAGAGCCGAAAATCCATTGAGATGTATGCGCGTAGGATAGCAGGGGCCGGGGCGGTTGCAAATGGGAATCAGGCAGGACGAGGTAGATTCCTCCAGGCGGGCAATGTTTTCGATTGCCAGGCTGAATGGCGGGCAATAGTATGCACGGCATCCAATTGTATCGAGGAGGAGACCACGGTGCGCATCCACGCCTTGCAGCACGTTGCCTTTGAAGGGCTGGGCCATATTGGCCACTGGGTCGAGAAGCAGGGCTACCCCCTGAGCATGACTCGGCTGTACGCGGGCGACCCCTTGCCCACGCTGGCCGATTTTGATCGGCTGGTGATCATGGGCGGGCCGATGAACATCTACGAGGACGGCCTGTATCCCTGGCTGGCCGGGGAGCGGGCGCTGATTCGGGAAGCGATCGCCGCGGGCAAGTCGGCGGTGGGCATCTGTCTGGGGGCGCAGCTGCTGGCCGATGCCCTCGGTTCACCCGTTGTCGCCGGCCGGCACAAGGAAATCGGCTGGCTGCCGATCCGGCTCACCGACGCGGGCAAGCAATCCGCCCTGTGGGCCGGGCTGCCCGACCAGCCGGTGGTGTTTCACTGGCACGGCGATACCTTTGCCATTCCCGCTGGCGCGATTCATCTGGCCGAGAGCGCAGGCTGCGTCAGCCAGGCCTTTGTTTACGACAACCGTATCCTCGGGCTGCAGTTTCATCTGGAATCCACGCCGGACACGGTGCGGCAGATCGTGTCCCACTGTGGCCACGAATTGGTGCCGTCCCCCTTTGTGCAGAGCGCGGTCGAGATTTTCCGCGATGGTCCGGACCATTTCCCGGTGATCAACCGGATGCTGGAAACCTTGCTGACCCGGTTGGGCTAGCCCTCTTGGCGGCCGGGTTCAGGTCGGCTGCCGCATCTGCTGCTCCTTGAACCGCACCAGGGCGGCGAGAAAATCGCAGCAGGGCGTGGGCACGCCGAATTTTCGGCCCTGCGCCGCCACATAGCCGACCATGGCTTCGACCTCGGTCGGTTTGTTGTGGTCCAGGTCCTGGAGCATCGAGGCCCGGTGGTTGGAGGTGGCCGGAATCAGTTGGCCGTAAAAGACCCTGCCATAGCTGGCCGCATCGGGCCACGGGGTGGTGCCGCCCATGGCATTGATCACTGCGAAGGTCTCCTCGATCACCTGATCCATGAGCATCCGGGTTTCAGCGCTCTCTCCCAGGGCGCCGTAGGGGACGCCGAGGAGGGCGCCCAGCGGGTTGAGGGCGCAGTTGTAAAGCAGCTTGGCAAAGAGCGACTGGTAGATGTCCGCCACCGCGATGCTGGGCAGACCGGCATGGCTGAGCGCATCGGCCAGCCGTTTGGCCGCCGCCGGAATGGTGCCGCGCACGCAGCCGCCCACATGAATGGCATCCGCGGAAACGGTGATCCGCACCACGCCGGGCCGTTCAATCTCGAAACCGGTGATCACCCGCCCCGCCAGGCTGCGCTCGCGGCCGAGGCGTTCGGCCAGTTTCTCCAGGTTGCCGCAGCCGTTCTGCAGTGAGACCACCGGGCAGTAGCACTCGTGCAGCGCGGCGATATCGCTGATCGCCTTGTCCGTGTCATACGTCTTGGTGGTGAGCAGGATGGCCTCGTAGTCGCGGCCGCTTCGGCCCCTGATTCCGGTGAACAGGCCGATCTGGCCCGGCGGCACACCGTGGTCGCCGAAAATGCCGGTGACCCGCAGGCCCGTGGTCTGCAGCGCCTCGACAAAGCGCGGCCGAAGCACGAGGTCGACCTTGTGGCCGTCCGCGGCCAGCATGCAGCCGATGGCCTGACCCAAGGCCCCGGCCCCGTAAATCAAAAAATGCATGAGTTCCTCCCAGAATGCCTGCTCAGTCTTGCCGCCCCGAAGCCAACGCCCTCCCTTCACGGGCGGATCACCCCGCAGGCGCGGGCTGGTCGTTCTGTCTTCTTGTCAGGGGGCGGCGATCACCGTGGAATTGATCATCATCGCCGCCATGGCCGCCAATCGGGTCATCGGCCGCCATCATACCATTCCCTGGCACATAGCGGAAGACATGGCCCACTTTAAAGCCACCACCATGGGGCATCCGGTGATCATGGGCCGCATCACCTACACCTCGATCGGATTGCCTCTGCCGGGGCGAACCAATATCGTGGTCAGCCGGACTCCCGGCTTCCAGCCCCATCCGGACTGCACGGTGGTGACCTCCCTGGAGGCGGCCATCGATTGCTGCCGGACCGCTGCCAAGGCCTTTGTCATCGGCGGCGCGCAGTTGTACCGTGCCGCCCTGCCCCTGGCCCAAACCCTGATCCTCACCCGGATCGACCGGGAGTACGCGGGGGATGTCTTGTTTCCTGATTTTTCCGATCAGCCCTTTGTCTGTGTCGAGCGGAAACCGCTGGCCGCCAGCGTGCCGCTGACCATCGAAATCTATCGGCGCATGGGCCTCTCTGGCGCGGCCCCGGGTAATCCGCCGGTCTGACGTGACGTTTTTTGCGGTAGGTGCGGGAAGGCTATGCATTCCACCTTCTTTTATGCTACAGAACAGCCATGCGACGCTTTTTTTTCCCCCACCATGCCCACAGCGGCGATTTGATCGAACTGTCCGGGGCGGAGGCACGGCACATCGCCTCGGTGCTGCGCCTCAAGCCAGGGCAGGCCGTCGAGTTGTTCGACGGTCAGGGACAGGTGTGTGCGGCGGTTTTGCAGACAGTGGGCAAGCACCAGGTGACAGCGAGGGTCACCGCGATCCGCAACGAACGCCCTGCGGTCAGTGTCCCGCTGACCCTGGCGCAATGCCTGTTGAAAGGCAAGAAAATGGATCTGCTGGTGCAAAAAGCCACCGAACTTGGCGCCCAGGCCTTCATGCCGGTGGTGTCCGCCTACTGTGAAAACCATGGAGATCGGGACCATCAGCGGGAACGCTGGCAACGGATCATGATCGAGGCTTGCAAGCAGTGCCACCGCTCCAACCCTATGGCCATTCTGCCGGTGGCCCGGCTCGATCAGGCCGATTTTACCCCCTACGATCATCGGTTGGCCGCCTGGGAAGGAGAGCGACAGGCTGCCCTGCCGACCCGATTCATTGATCACCCCGGTCCCCTCTGCCTGTTCTTGGGTCCGGAGGGCGGCCTTCACGACGACGATCTCCGTCTCCTGACTCAGTGGTCCTTCACGCCCTTTTCCCTGGGCCGACATATCTTACGCGGTGAAACCGCTGCCCTGGCCGCGCTCTCCATTGTCCAGTACCTGAGCGGCTTTCTCCGGCCGGAGACCGCGAATTGCGCCGAATCGTCCCCTCCCGCTGAACCCTCACTTTTTTTCGAGCCATGAGAGCTGTTGTGCAACGCGTTACCCAGGCCCAGGTCGAGGTCGAGGGGCAGGTCACCGGCGCCATCGCCGCAGGCCTGCTGGTTCTGCTCGGCGTGCATCGCCACGATACCGACAAGGATCTGGCCTGGATGGTGGATAAGATCCAGCATCTGCGCATCTTCGAGGACGAGGGCGGGCTAATGAACCGCTCGCTGGCCGACGTCGGCGGTCAGTTGCTGGTGGTCTCCCAATTCACCCTCTATGGCGACTGCCGCAAGGGACGCCGACCGTCGTGGAACGAGGCGGCCCCGCCCGAGTTGGCCCGGCAGCTCTACGAACAATTCATCGACCGCTGCCGCGGGCGCGGCATTCCCACCCAAGCCGGCGTTTTTCAAGCCATGATGCAAGTTTCCTTGACAAATTCCGGCCCGGTCACCATTCTTTTGGATTCCCACAAAACCTTCTGACCCCATGCCGGACCGGATTGCCCGGCCCCCAGCAAACAAGGAAAATCGAATCCGCGGCGTGATGGATGGAACCCATGCCGGGATTTTTACGGAGCGGAGCGTTATGACCTCATTTGCCATCGGCTCGACCTACCACGGCTTTGTTCTTGAGCGGAAAGAATTCCTGCCGGAAATCCATTCCACGGTCTTCCTTTTCACCCATGCGGTGCTCGGCTGCCAGGCCCTGGCGATCAAGAACCAGGATGAGAACAAGACCTTTTGCGTCTCGTTCATGACCGTGCCCGAGGATTCCACCGGCGTGGCCCACATTCTTGAGCATTCGGTGCTGATGGGCTCGGAAAAATACCCGGTGCGCGACGTGTTCGGCGAGATCAACAAGGGCGGGCTGATGACCTTCCTCAATGCGATGACCGGCTCGGACACCACCTGGTATCCCTTCGCCACCCGCAATCTCAAGGAATACTTCAACATCATGGACGTCTACTGCGACGTGGTGTTCAACCCCTTGCTGCTGCGCTCGACCTTTGAACAGGAAGGGTGGCATTATCACCTGGAAAACGAGGAGGACCAGCTGCAGTACATGGGCGTCGTGTTCAACGAGATGAAGGGGGCCTACTCCGACCCGATCCGCTCCCTGTTCCACCACATCTATCGCGGCCTGATGCCGCAGTCGACCTATGCCCACGAATCCGGCGGCGATCCCCGGCGCATCCCGGACCTCAGTTTCGAGCAGTTCGTGGAATTTCATCGCGGCCACTATCACCCCTCGAACTGCACCCTGTTTTTTTATGGCGATGCCCCGCTCGACGAGGAGCTGGCCTATGTGCAGCAGAACTTTCTAGCCCGCTACACCGCACCGGCGGCCAAGGCGCGGATCGAGCCCGGACTTGATCTCCGTGAACCGCTGTGTATCGAGGACACCTACCCGGTGCAGCCGGGCAGTCCCACCGCACAGAAAACCTTTCTCGCCATCAGCTCAACCGTGGGCACGGTCCACGACCGCAAACTCAACGCCGCCTTCCAAATCATCGCCAACATCCTGTTCAACTCCGATGGCTCGCCATTGAAAAAGGCGATTATCAATGCGTATTTGTGTAAAGATTTCGGTGGATTGTTTCTTTCGAACGCCAGCTTCAAAACCCTGATGATCACCTATCTGGTCGGCACCGATCCAGAGAAACGCGACCACTTCCTGGCCCTGTACAAGGCGACCCTGTCCCGCATGGTCGAGGAGCGTCTCGACAAGGACCTGGTGCTTTCCGAGTTGAACCGCTACGAGTTTTCGGTGCGGGAGGAAATGAACAAGGCTCAGCGTGGCCTGGATCTGATCGGCAAGGCTCTGCCGGCCATGAAGCACGGCCTGACCCCCTTCGAAGCCCTGCAGATCGACGCCCTGTTGGCGGAAATTCGCAAGGATGCCACGGAAAACGGCTACTTCGAGCAACTGATCCGGACCTATCTGCTCGACAATCCGGCCACGGTCACCGTCACCCTGGCACCCGACGCCGAGAAAATGGCCCAGAACCTCCAGGAAGAGCAGCAACGGCTTGACGCCTTCGGCCAATCGCTGGACACCGACGGCCGCCGTCGGCTGGTCGAGCGAACCCAGGAACTGATCGCCCTGCAGAGCGCGGCCAACACGGTGGACGATCTGCGTCGCCTGCCCCGGCTCACCCTGGCCGACCTGGATGCCCATCCGCCCTTCCATGCCGTCCAGCCGGCACTGCTTGGGCACACCGAACTGCTGATCAACGACCTGGAGACCAACGGCATCTGCTATCTGGACCTTGGGTTCGACTGCTCGGCCCTGCCCTTGGAGCTGCTGCCCTATCTCGACCTGTTCGCCACCATCCTCACCGAGATCGGTACCGAGCAGAAGGATTACATGCAGTTCGCCAAGGCGATCAACCTGTGTACCGGCGACTTTTCCCATTCCGTCCAGGTTTACGTGCGTCAGGGCGAGCCTCAGACCGTGCGGCCGATTCTGTGGGTGCATGCCAAGGTGCTGTCGGCCTA contains these protein-coding regions:
- a CDS encoding RsmE family RNA methyltransferase; protein product: MRRFFFPHHAHSGDLIELSGAEARHIASVLRLKPGQAVELFDGQGQVCAAVLQTVGKHQVTARVTAIRNERPAVSVPLTLAQCLLKGKKMDLLVQKATELGAQAFMPVVSAYCENHGDRDHQRERWQRIMIEACKQCHRSNPMAILPVARLDQADFTPYDHRLAAWEGERQAALPTRFIDHPGPLCLFLGPEGGLHDDDLRLLTQWSFTPFSLGRHILRGETAALAALSIVQYLSGFLRPETANCAESSPPAEPSLFFEP
- the dtd gene encoding D-aminoacyl-tRNA deacylase, whose translation is MRAVVQRVTQAQVEVEGQVTGAIAAGLLVLLGVHRHDTDKDLAWMVDKIQHLRIFEDEGGLMNRSLADVGGQLLVVSQFTLYGDCRKGRRPSWNEAAPPELARQLYEQFIDRCRGRGIPTQAGVFQAMMQVSLTNSGPVTILLDSHKTF
- a CDS encoding insulinase family protein, which produces MTSFAIGSTYHGFVLERKEFLPEIHSTVFLFTHAVLGCQALAIKNQDENKTFCVSFMTVPEDSTGVAHILEHSVLMGSEKYPVRDVFGEINKGGLMTFLNAMTGSDTTWYPFATRNLKEYFNIMDVYCDVVFNPLLLRSTFEQEGWHYHLENEEDQLQYMGVVFNEMKGAYSDPIRSLFHHIYRGLMPQSTYAHESGGDPRRIPDLSFEQFVEFHRGHYHPSNCTLFFYGDAPLDEELAYVQQNFLARYTAPAAKARIEPGLDLREPLCIEDTYPVQPGSPTAQKTFLAISSTVGTVHDRKLNAAFQIIANILFNSDGSPLKKAIINAYLCKDFGGLFLSNASFKTLMITYLVGTDPEKRDHFLALYKATLSRMVEERLDKDLVLSELNRYEFSVREEMNKAQRGLDLIGKALPAMKHGLTPFEALQIDALLAEIRKDATENGYFEQLIRTYLLDNPATVTVTLAPDAEKMAQNLQEEQQRLDAFGQSLDTDGRRRLVERTQELIALQSAANTVDDLRRLPRLTLADLDAHPPFHAVQPALLGHTELLINDLETNGICYLDLGFDCSALPLELLPYLDLFATILTEIGTEQKDYMQFAKAINLCTGDFSHSVQVYVRQGEPQTVRPILWVHAKVLSAYLEQAIDLISEVLASVDFSDEHHIEEIIHREFAWAEHAAQSDGYSLALTRAFSHLSRAGQYNEQIHGIQAYLHLKGLAGNYLEHEATLHAALRQIRDLLLRRQGLIVTITAEDREISRFQELGASLVNALPDLPVVPARPSFPTVPATQAFTTSAEVVYNVQACTLFPDASRYNGSFEVLRTWLSRDYLWNTVRQMGGAYGCFIQFNHLTGNFGMISYRDPQVRKTFEAYEALAKVIGSLSLSDESLQQLIVGAYGTATPHQGPATRGATARNDYLAGITPAFRQQRIEEIIRTSVDDLRGFAPLFAQLSAKPIRATIGGREKIDQDRTLFEHVTEL